The window TTAAAATCATATCCTTAACTATTACGGAAGGTGGTTATAATTATGATGAAGCTACCAAACAATTCGATTTTACAAATCCGTTAATTAATCACGATTTAGAAAATCCACAAGCTCCAAAAACTATTTTTGGCTATTTAACACAAGCTTTAAAACTTAGAAAAGAACGCGGTTTAAAAGGTTGTACTATTCAATCTTGTGATAATATTCAAGGTAATGGTCATTTTGCTAAAAAAATGCTTTTAAGCTATGTGCAAGTTGCCGAACCGGAATTGGTAGCATGGATAGAAGCAAATGTATCTTTTCCAAATGCCATGGTAGACAGAATTACACCAGCTACATCGCCATTAGATATAGAAATATTAAAAGAAACTACAGGTATTGATGATGCTTGGCCAGTAGTTTGTGAGCCTTTTAAACAATGGGTTATTGAAGACGATTTTATTGCAGGAAGACCAGCTTGGGAAACTGTTGGAGCACAATTTGTGGAAGATGTTGTTCCTTATGAAAAAATGAAATTAAGTTTACTAAATGCTGGACATTCTGTATTAGGGATTCTTGGTGCATTATATGGGTATTCTACTATTGATGAAGCTGCTAGTAATGCCGATATTAGTTCATTTTTAAGGATTTATATGGGGAATGAAGTAACACCAACTTTAGGCGATCTCGAAGGCGTTAACTTAAAAAACTATAAGTTTTCATTAATACAAAGGTTTGGTAACACCTATATAAAAGATCAAATTGACAGAATCTGTTCGCAGAGTTCTGCTAAAATTCCAATATTTATTTTACCTACCATTAATACACAATTAGAGAGAAAAGGATCCATAGATCATGCTGCTTTTGTTATCGCTGCTTTTGCTATATATAGTGTTGGTGTCAATGAATTTGGAACGCAGCTTATTATTAAAGATGCTATGGAAACCGTTTTAAATGAAAAAGCCATTGCATCTAGAAAAAACTCGGAAGCTTTCTTAGAAATAGAATCGATTTTTGGTAAACTTAAAAACAATACCACTTTTGTAAAATCATATATAAATGCATACCAAAACATTATTCAAAATGGGATTGAGAAATCGGTAAAGGATATTAACAGTAATGTTTTAAATAAAATTTAAATGAAAAATATAGTTTGTTTTGGAGAAGTGCTATGGGATGTTTTTCCCACACATAAAAAAATTGGTGGTGCTCCTCTAAATGTTGCTTTACGTTTACAATCATTAGGAAACCAAGTTTATATAATTAGTAAAATTGGTGACGATGCCAATGGGAGAAAAATAGTTTTTCATGTAATAGAGAACCATTTAAATACAGAAAATCTACAAATAGATAATACGTTTAAAACAGGAGACGTACAGGTAACTCTTAATGATAAAGGTTCTGCTTCTTATGTCATAGAATTTCCAAGAGCTTGGGATTATATTGAATTGACAGAAGCTACAAAAACAGCAACAAAAAATGCAGATGCTTTTATTTTTGGAAGCTTAGTAACAAGAAATAGCACTTCAAAAAATACCTTATATGCGCTTTTAAAACTAGCGAAGTACAAAATATTCGATGTAAACTTAAGAGCTCCTTTTTATACTACAGAAGTCTTAAACCATTTAATGCTTCAAGCAGATTTTATTAAGTTTAATGATGATGAAATTATGGAGATTAGTAGAAATAACAACTTCAATTCAGAAATATTAGAAGAAAACATAAAATTTATAACAGAACATACAAATACAAAATCTATTTGTGTAACCAAAGGTAGTCAAGGCGCTATTTTGTATTATAATAATACGTTCTATTACAATAGTGGTTATGCTATTCAAGTTGTAGATACCGTTGGTGCTGGTGATTCCTTTTTGGCTACATTAATAAATAAATTACTAAATCAAGACAATCCACAAGAAGCTATAGATTTTGCTTGTGCAGTTGGTGCTTTAGTAGCAGGAAGTGAAGGTGCAAACCCTGTAATAAGCAAAGAAGACATCCTGAAATTTATAAATTCTAAAGATATTTTTTGTGACGAATAATTGATTAATAGCAATTCAATTATTTAAAGGCTTTTATCTAGTGGGTAAAAGCTTTTTTAATAAAAAAGGTTGTCCAATTAGGACAACCTTTTTATATAATAATTAGAAAATATTACTTTAAACTTTCTAATAATTTTTCAGCTACTAACTCAGAAGATGCTGGGTTTTGTCCAGTAATTAAGTTTCCATCTTGAATAGCATAAGCTTGCCAAGCGTCTGCGTTAGAGTAGAAGGCACCATTTTCAATTAGCATATCTTCCACTAAAATTGGCACAACTTCTGTTAAACCAACTTGCGTTTCTTCGGTATTAGAAAATCCAGTTACTTTTTTGCCTTTTACTAAACGTGTACCATCTTCGTTTTTCACATCTTTTAATGCAGCTGGCGCATGACATACAAAAGCAATAGGTTTTTTCTGCGTATTGAATTTTTCAATTAAAGCAATAGAAGTAGCATCGTTTGCTAAATCCCATAATGGTCCATGACCTCCTGGGTAAAATACAGCATCATAATCATCTGCGTTTATATCTTCTAATTTCTTGGTGTTTGCAATAAGCGCTTTAGCTTCCGCATCGTTATTAAAACGTTTTGTAGCTTCTGTTGCAGCATCTGGAGAATCGCTACTTGGGTCAATTGGTGCAGCTCCTCCTTTTGGTGTTGCCAAAGTAATAGTTGCTCCTTTATCTAATAATGTATAATATGGGCTTGCAAATTCTTCCACCCAAAATCCTGTTTTTTTTCCTGTATCTCCTAATTTATCATGAGATGTTAATACAAATAATACGTTCATATCTTTTATTTTTTTTAATTCGGTTTTTGCTTCTGAAATTATTTCAGAAAGTGTTGTGCTTTTTGTGTATTACAACTATAAGTTATAACGATAGTTAGCGTTACCGCTAGTGTTTTAACAATGTTTAGTTATAAATTTAGTATGCCATTTTCACAATCTTTTCAACTTTATCTGGAGATAAAGATTGGTGTTCTCCTAATCCCATCCAACCACGATCTATAAAGCGTTGTTTGATTTTCTCAGCAGTTCCTTCATAATCTTTAGTATAATCTGATAGCTTTGTATCGATACCTAATTCATGGAAAAAGTCTACTGTTTTTTCAATTGCAGCATAAGCTTTGTCGTCTGTACTACCTTTCGTAATATTCCAAACACGTTCCCCATATTGTGCTAATTTTTCTTTTTTATCTTCAAAATTAAACTTGTAATGACTAGGTGCAATTACAGCTAAGGTACGTGCATGGTCAATACCAAATAGAGCAGTTAACTCATGTCCGATAGCATGTACAGCCCAATCTCCGGGTACTCCTTTTTGAATTAATCCGTTTAGAGCCATCGTACAACTCCACATAAAGTTGGAGGCAGCTTGATAATCTGTAGGATCTTTTAATACCTTAGGAGCGACTTCAATAATGGTTTGTAAAATGCTTTCTGCAAAACGATCTTGTAATAATGCTCCTGTTGGATAAGTCAAATATTGTTCTAAAACGTGTGTAAAAGCATCGGTTAAACCATTTGCTAATTGACGTTGCGGAATAGAAGTAATGACTTCCGGATCTAAAATGGAAAACTGAGGGAATAAACCAGGTCCGCCCATTGCTAATTTTTCCTTTGTTTCTGATCTTGTAATAACAGCACCAGAATTCATTTCAGATCCTGTTGCTGGAATGGTTAAAACCACTCCAAAAGGCATACCTTTTTCGGTTCTAATATTTTTAGTTAAAATATCCCATGGTGTATCTCCATCGTATACTGCAGCTGCAGATAAAAATTTAGTACCATCAATAACAGAACCACCACCAACTGCCAATAAATATGTGATGTTTTTGTCTTTAATAACTTGTAACGCTTTAAGTAATGTTGCGTATTCTGGGTTTGCAGGAATACCGCCAAACTCTGTAACATCCACATCTGCTAAAGCAGTCTTCACTTGGTCGTAAATACCGTTTTTCTTAATACTTCCTCCACCATAAAGTAATAATACTTTGGCATCTTGAGGGATTTCTTCTTTTACTTTTTTTATGGTATCCTTTCCAAAAATAATTTTGGTTGGATTTTTAAATTCAAAATTGTTCATCTTCTTTTCTTTTTAATTATTTAAATCTAAATTTTAACAATCATTTTTCCTTTGTTCTTTCCTTCAAATAAATCGATAAAAGCATTTGGAATATTATCAAAACCTTCTACAATAGTTTCGGTATATTTTAATTTTCCTTCTGCTAACCAACCTGCTAAATGTTGCATGGCTTCAGGGAATTTATCCGCATAATTAGATACGATAAACCCTTGCATTAAAGCACTGTTTTTAACTAGGAATGGTTGTACACTTAGGCTTGTGGGTAATTCTGTTTCATTATAAACAGAAATTGCACCACAGATTATAATTCTTGCAAAACGGTTGATATTAAACAACACAGCATCAGAAATCGGTCCACCAACATTATCGAAATAAATATCTACACCATTTGGAGCGAGTTTTTTAAGGTCGGCATTAATATCTGTACTCGTATTGTAATTAATTCCTGCATCAAAGCCAAATTTATTTTTTAGCATATCAATTTTCTCATCGGTTCCCGCAATTCCTATAACATGAAGTCCTAAAATTTTGGCTATTTGTCCAACAACACTACCAACAGCCCCAGCAGCTCCAGAAACCACAATAGTTTCTCCCGCTACAGGTTTACCAATTTGCGTTAAACCTAAATAAGCAGTTAGTCCTGTCATTCCTAAAACACCTAAGTATGCACTTAATGGTGCTTTGGTAGCATCTATTTTATTTAAACCTTCTCCGTTAGATACTTGCTGTGTAGACCAGTTTAACATACCAGAGACATAATCACCTACTGTAAATTTTTCGTTTTTAGAAGCTACTACTTTTGCAACAACACCAGATTGTACTGGTTTATGTAACTCGAAAGGAGGAACGTAAGACTTTGCATCGCTCATTCTTCCTCTTAAATAGGGATCTACAGATACGTAAGCAGCTTCTAAAAGAATTTCTCCTTCAGAAATTGTAAGTTCCGTGTCTTCATTAACAAATTCAAAATTGGAAATTGTTGGTTTTCCTACTGGTCTATTATTTAATAAAATAGTCTTTCTCATTGCTTTTGTTTTATTCAATTACAGTTACTAATTCTTCCATAGGTTTTCTAACCTTAACTAAGTTTACTAACCAATCTGCATCTTCTTTTCTATAACCAATAGGTAGCATTACAGCACTACGTAAACCTTTTTCACGTAAGCCTAAAATTTCATCTACAGCAGCAGGATCAAAACCTTCTAATGGAGTTGCGTCAACCCCTTCAAAAGCAGCGGCAGTTAATGCTTCCGTAAAAGCAATGTATGCTTGTCTTGCAGCGTGGTTAAAGTTTTCTTCGGCGTCTTTTTGAGGATACATCCCTAATAACATCTGACGGTAGTTTTCCCAACCTTCATTTTCAAATCCGCGAATTTCATTTGTTAAATCAAACATATGGTTTATACGGGCTTCCGTATAAGTGTCCCAAGCTGCAAATACTAAAAGATGAGAACAGTCTGTAATTACAGATTGGTTCCAAGCAATTGGTTTAATTTTTTCTTTCACTTCTTGATTTTTAATTACAAAAATCTCGAAAGGTTGTAATCCGCTTGACGTTGGTGCTAAACGAGCAGCTTCTAAAATACGTTCTATTTTATCTTCAGCTACTTTTTTTCCATTCATTGCTTTTGCTGCGTATCTCCACTTTAATTTATCTAATAATTCCATACGTTCAATTGTGTTTTTATGTATTTTTTGTTATTCTTTTAATATCGTTTGAAGTAATAATAACTTCGGCATGACTTGTACTATTGGCTAAGTTTATCATTGCCTGAGCAATATCTTCAGGTTCTGTTATTTTGTATTGCTTCAGTTTTCCTATAAATAAAGGTTGAATCACTTTAAAAATGGCTAATCCAATTTTTTCAAGTGTTCTTCTTTCTTCACGTTTTCCTCCAATTAATGAAGGTCTAAAAATGAAGGTGTTTTTGATGTTTTGTTTTTGAACATCACGTTCCATTTCTCCTTTTGTTTTATTGTAAAACACTGGACTTTTTGCATTTGCTCCTAATGCGGAAACCACTAAAAAAGTTGGAATATTATTTTCTTTAGCAAGCTTTGCCGCAGCAACAGGAATACCATAATCTATTTGTTTATAAACTTCTTTATCTGGTGTTTTTGCTTTCGTTGTGCCAATACAACAGTAAACTTCGTCTGCTGTAAAATCGGATTTAAATTGCTCTAGTTTTAATAAATCACCAATAAATTGAGTGACTTCAGAGGGTAAACCTTCCATTTTAGAACGCGAAAACAACTTGATACTTTTATACGTATTGTCGGCTATTAATTTTTGAAGTAAAATATTTCCTGTTAATCCGGAAGCACCTAAAATAATTGCTGTTTTTTTCATATTATTGACATACTTTTATACTGCTCCAAGCAGATTGATAGGCTTCTTCTAAATGGGTTTTATCTAATTGAAATGCACCACGTTTTTGGATATTCATTAAAAATGATAACGGATTTATAGAATAGGCATATAATAAATAATCGGATAATGGTTTAATAATGCCTTCTTTTTTACCACGAGCCCAAAGATCGAGTAGTGGTTGTAGGTGTTTGATTCCTTCCTGTCTGCTTACTTCATCAATCATTGGTGTATTATCACATTGTGCTAAAAAAATAGCGTGTTCACATTCCTTTAATTTAAAATCTGCAATACGTTTCCAAATGTGTTCAAAACCAGCTTCAACAGATAGGTTGGTATTAAATTCCGCGAAAGCATAGTTTGTATATTCTGCTTTTACTTCTATATACGTTTGGTTAACTAAATCCTGCTTATTTTCAAAATACAAATAAATTGTAGCAGGAGAAACGTTAGCCATTTTGGCAATTTTACTCATTGGTGTAGCATGAAAACCATTGTTGTTAACCAACTCGATAGTTGCCTTAACCAATGCATTGCGTTTATCTATACTTTTCTGAAGTTTTGCCATTATGATTTAATTCTTATACAAAGATATATAAAAAATGAATGTTCATTCTTTTTTTAACAAAAATTTATAAATGGTTTATTCAAGTGGAATTAAATTGGAATAGTATATGGGGTATAGCGAGCAATAATGCTTTTGTTTAAATATATTTCTCTTTAACATCTTTTACATCTAAAACATTAGTTTCGGAAACAAATTTCATTAATAGATATATCGATAAGATATTACAAACAATAATTAACACGGTAAATGTTTTGTTATAAATAAAAAACTCATTGATAGGAGATAAACAGATTTGAAAAATATAAAAAATCCCAGAAGCTAATAGAACAACTACATTATTGTACATATTATTCACATAAATCATAGCAAATGTAAGTGCATAAATTAGTAAAAAGAAGATACACAAAAAGGTAAAAAAGAACATGTTACCAGGAATGAAATCTATTATAAGTTCTAGAACGGCAAAAATTAAATAACTAACTAATATAAATCCGGTTAAGAAGGGAAAAGTTAATAATGACTTTAATTTGGTTTTAGATAAATATCCTCTAAGAACAAGTGTAGTGCAAAATAAAAACAAAGATGTAGCTATAGTAATCCACATAAAATAATCTTCAAAATTATAAAGAGATAAAACATTGGAAACAAGTATTGCTAGTAAAGCAAAAATAAAAAGGGGTTTTGTTTCTTTTTTAGCAACACTAATATACTTTAAAATAATAGTAAAAATAACAACTGGTATTACATAGACTAAGTCCTTTTTATCCATGGCAATACTTACTACTAAAGAAGCCAAAAAAGACAAAGAAAATAAAACATCATAAACAGTAATTTTTTTAAAAAAACTACGTGTAATTGATTTCTTTTTAGACATTTAAGGGGAGGATTAATATTTAATATGGTATGAAGATAGAATTAAAATACGTCAAAAAAAAGAGAATTCTGAATTTAGAATCAATCTTTAATAAAAGGATTATTTTCTAAATAAAACTCCAGTCATTAAAAGAAAAAAAAGAATGTAAAAAAGTTTCCATTTACCAATATTATGAAATAATCAGGTACTTCTACTTATACCCAAAGCGTAATTAATAACTATCTTTAAGGTCAATTAATTGTTATTATTTTTATGCCTCAGAAAACAAAAATACAGCCAGAATTTATACCCTTTGAAAATATAGGTCTTTGCTTTAGTGGTGGTGGTTATCGAGCTACTTTTTTTGCTTTAGGAATATTATCTTATTTAGATCACGTAAGCTATAAAAGTAAATCGTTATTGCAATCAGTAAAAGCATTAAGCACAGTAAGTGGAGGTACACTAACGGGAGTTGCTTTTGCTAAGGCGGTTCAAGATCCCGATTATAATTTCAAAGATTTTTTTAAAAACTTCTATGCTACCTTTACTCCAGAAAATGATGTGCTTTTAAAAACAGCTATTAGTAAACTAGAAAACGATAGCGTTTGGAAAGCAAATCCCTATAAAAATAGATCGCTAATTAATGCATTTGCCTTGACCTATCAAGAAATACCAATCTTTGAAGGTTCTTTTCAACACTTTAAAGAGGATAAAATCAAACATTTAGAACAGGTTTGTTTTAATGCTACCGATTTTTCTTTCGGATTAACCTATCGTTTTCAAAACAAAGGATACTTTGGTAATAATCCGTTATACAAAAACAATCAAAAACAAATAAATGCTTTGCGTAATGAAGTAATGTTAGGAGATGTTATTGCATCTTCTTCTTGTTTTCCGGTAGGATTTGAACCTTTAGTATTTCCAGACGACTATTTCGACAACCATAACAGTCCGGCTTACAAAAACTTAAAAGGATTAGATAATTTTATAGACGGTGTTGGTATTATGGATGGAGGCATTGCAGATAACCAAGGAATTGGTAGTATGATGCTTATTAACGAAAGAATGGAGAGAACAAAAAAAGGCCTTGACCTAATTATCGTTAATGACGTAGGAAGCTATAAAATGAAACCTTGGCAACAAGATACTACCAAAATAGAAAAAAGTTCTACAGTAAAACGTGTAATCAATAAAATACTACAGTACTTTACTATAAAACCGCTGTATTGGATAACATTTATAGTGGGTTTACTTATTTTGATTTTAAATAATATGAGCGTTTTTGGTAGTCAAGATTATACAGGTTTGTACATTTTAGGAGGTGCCATTTTTGGAATTGGTTTATTATTAACTGCATTTGGCTTAGTGGCTTCCGTGATTAAATCTTCTGTGACATCTAGGTTAAAAACACTATTTAAAAAGAATGTTCCAGAACCATTGTTAGAGGATATAGTCACCTTTAAAAAATTAGATATTAGTTTAATTCAAGTGATGCTTTCCGATAGATTAACATCTGCAATGACAATGATAAATGATGTGTTTCTAAAACAAATGCGACGTATTAATTATGATTTGTTTTACTCTAAAAG is drawn from Lacinutrix sp. WUR7 and contains these coding sequences:
- a CDS encoding TetR/AcrR family transcriptional regulator codes for the protein MAKLQKSIDKRNALVKATIELVNNNGFHATPMSKIAKMANVSPATIYLYFENKQDLVNQTYIEVKAEYTNYAFAEFNTNLSVEAGFEHIWKRIADFKLKECEHAIFLAQCDNTPMIDEVSRQEGIKHLQPLLDLWARGKKEGIIKPLSDYLLYAYSINPLSFLMNIQKRGAFQLDKTHLEEAYQSAWSSIKVCQ
- a CDS encoding iron-containing alcohol dehydrogenase codes for the protein MNNFEFKNPTKIIFGKDTIKKVKEEIPQDAKVLLLYGGGSIKKNGIYDQVKTALADVDVTEFGGIPANPEYATLLKALQVIKDKNITYLLAVGGGSVIDGTKFLSAAAVYDGDTPWDILTKNIRTEKGMPFGVVLTIPATGSEMNSGAVITRSETKEKLAMGGPGLFPQFSILDPEVITSIPQRQLANGLTDAFTHVLEQYLTYPTGALLQDRFAESILQTIIEVAPKVLKDPTDYQAASNFMWSCTMALNGLIQKGVPGDWAVHAIGHELTALFGIDHARTLAVIAPSHYKFNFEDKKEKLAQYGERVWNITKGSTDDKAYAAIEKTVDFFHELGIDTKLSDYTKDYEGTAEKIKQRFIDRGWMGLGEHQSLSPDKVEKIVKMAY
- a CDS encoding NADP-dependent oxidoreductase: MRKTILLNNRPVGKPTISNFEFVNEDTELTISEGEILLEAAYVSVDPYLRGRMSDAKSYVPPFELHKPVQSGVVAKVVASKNEKFTVGDYVSGMLNWSTQQVSNGEGLNKIDATKAPLSAYLGVLGMTGLTAYLGLTQIGKPVAGETIVVSGAAGAVGSVVGQIAKILGLHVIGIAGTDEKIDMLKNKFGFDAGINYNTSTDINADLKKLAPNGVDIYFDNVGGPISDAVLFNINRFARIIICGAISVYNETELPTSLSVQPFLVKNSALMQGFIVSNYADKFPEAMQHLAGWLAEGKLKYTETIVEGFDNIPNAFIDLFEGKNKGKMIVKI
- a CDS encoding NAD(P)H-binding protein is translated as MKKTAIILGASGLTGNILLQKLIADNTYKSIKLFSRSKMEGLPSEVTQFIGDLLKLEQFKSDFTADEVYCCIGTTKAKTPDKEVYKQIDYGIPVAAAKLAKENNIPTFLVVSALGANAKSPVFYNKTKGEMERDVQKQNIKNTFIFRPSLIGGKREERRTLEKIGLAIFKVIQPLFIGKLKQYKITEPEDIAQAMINLANSTSHAEVIITSNDIKRITKNT
- a CDS encoding patatin-like phospholipase family protein, which codes for MPQKTKIQPEFIPFENIGLCFSGGGYRATFFALGILSYLDHVSYKSKSLLQSVKALSTVSGGTLTGVAFAKAVQDPDYNFKDFFKNFYATFTPENDVLLKTAISKLENDSVWKANPYKNRSLINAFALTYQEIPIFEGSFQHFKEDKIKHLEQVCFNATDFSFGLTYRFQNKGYFGNNPLYKNNQKQINALRNEVMLGDVIASSSCFPVGFEPLVFPDDYFDNHNSPAYKNLKGLDNFIDGVGIMDGGIADNQGIGSMMLINERMERTKKGLDLIIVNDVGSYKMKPWQQDTTKIEKSSTVKRVINKILQYFTIKPLYWITFIVGLLILILNNMSVFGSQDYTGLYILGGAIFGIGLLLTAFGLVASVIKSSVTSRLKTLFKKNVPEPLLEDIVTFKKLDISLIQVMLSDRLTSAMTMINDVFLKQMRRINYDLFYSKSELNNKRITATVYKLNGKISPYSNSSGYNKDIKPMPSKSLESVCLTASETPTTLWWDKTDVAKNRMETLVACGQFTVCYELMDYILKLKADPENTITDFTEIDKLYAALQTDWKAFNKHPLWLVEALK
- a CDS encoding NAD(P)H-dependent oxidoreductase, with the protein product MELLDKLKWRYAAKAMNGKKVAEDKIERILEAARLAPTSSGLQPFEIFVIKNQEVKEKIKPIAWNQSVITDCSHLLVFAAWDTYTEARINHMFDLTNEIRGFENEGWENYRQMLLGMYPQKDAEENFNHAARQAYIAFTEALTAAAFEGVDATPLEGFDPAAVDEILGLREKGLRSAVMLPIGYRKEDADWLVNLVKVRKPMEELVTVIE
- a CDS encoding carbohydrate kinase, whose translation is MKNIVCFGEVLWDVFPTHKKIGGAPLNVALRLQSLGNQVYIISKIGDDANGRKIVFHVIENHLNTENLQIDNTFKTGDVQVTLNDKGSASYVIEFPRAWDYIELTEATKTATKNADAFIFGSLVTRNSTSKNTLYALLKLAKYKIFDVNLRAPFYTTEVLNHLMLQADFIKFNDDEIMEISRNNNFNSEILEENIKFITEHTNTKSICVTKGSQGAILYYNNTFYYNSGYAIQVVDTVGAGDSFLATLINKLLNQDNPQEAIDFACAVGALVAGSEGANPVISKEDILKFINSKDIFCDE
- a CDS encoding type 1 glutamine amidotransferase domain-containing protein, with the translated sequence MNVLFVLTSHDKLGDTGKKTGFWVEEFASPYYTLLDKGATITLATPKGGAAPIDPSSDSPDAATEATKRFNNDAEAKALIANTKKLEDINADDYDAVFYPGGHGPLWDLANDATSIALIEKFNTQKKPIAFVCHAPAALKDVKNEDGTRLVKGKKVTGFSNTEETQVGLTEVVPILVEDMLIENGAFYSNADAWQAYAIQDGNLITGQNPASSELVAEKLLESLK
- a CDS encoding mannitol dehydrogenase family protein, with the protein product MKNYKLNNMNLSAISERISTPKYDRSKVTTGIVHVGIGGFHRAHEAFYTDELLHDPTVTDWGICGIALLDFDTKIYNTLKEQDGLYTLIVKELDGTLTKRVIGSIVECLYAPENPVKVIEKMASSEVKIISLTITEGGYNYDEATKQFDFTNPLINHDLENPQAPKTIFGYLTQALKLRKERGLKGCTIQSCDNIQGNGHFAKKMLLSYVQVAEPELVAWIEANVSFPNAMVDRITPATSPLDIEILKETTGIDDAWPVVCEPFKQWVIEDDFIAGRPAWETVGAQFVEDVVPYEKMKLSLLNAGHSVLGILGALYGYSTIDEAASNADISSFLRIYMGNEVTPTLGDLEGVNLKNYKFSLIQRFGNTYIKDQIDRICSQSSAKIPIFILPTINTQLERKGSIDHAAFVIAAFAIYSVGVNEFGTQLIIKDAMETVLNEKAIASRKNSEAFLEIESIFGKLKNNTTFVKSYINAYQNIIQNGIEKSVKDINSNVLNKI